The Solanum pennellii chromosome 4, SPENNV200 genomic interval TAAgactcatcccaaaagaactttttaacATCATACATAAACTTCTGCCTCTGATGGAAGGATAAGTTTGATgggactatatcactagccaaataattcacaaaatcgatgaaccatggaatcaaatGATGAGAAGCGGCCAAATCATGATCATCAGAGAAGGTAACATTAATTTCGGTCTTTTCACCCAATTCTCGCGTAGCTTCATTCTCTAACGtagacaagtgatcagcaacttgattttcaatcccttttctatcttttacttcCAAATAAAACTCTTGCAATAATATCACCCATCTAATCAAATATGGCTTTAAGTCTTTCTTTATAATCAAGTACATCAAAATAGAGTGTTCTTTATGTACTATGACCCTTGTGCCAATCAAATAGGAGCTAAATTTTTCGAACACAATACCATTGCAAgaagctcttgttcagtcactgtgtagttatTTTAGGCTTCATTCAGGGACTTACttgcatagtaaatggggtgaatgATTTTAACCCTTCTCTGTCCCAAAACTGCACCAAGATCAACCCagctagcatcacacatcaacTTCATTGACTCACTTCAATCTgggaaataataatgggtgcggacaccaacttctccttcaactctccaaatgctttCAAACATATTTCATCAAAATCGAACTTGCATTCCTTCTGATGAAATTGGCAaagaggatgtgcaatttttgagaaatccttaataaacctctgGTAGAAGCCCGCATGTCTCAGAAAACTTCTCAAAACTGTTGCAGATAtgggtgggggaagtctctctataacTTCAAATTTCGCTcaatcaacctctatcccctttTCCACGATATGACTGGCTAATATACCTTCGTTCACTATAAAGTtacatttttcccaattaatCATAAGATTGCAATCTTTACACCTTTTGAGAACCCCtgccaagtgactcaaacacTGATCAAAGGAGTCGCCCATAGCCAAAAAGTCATCCATGAACACCGCAATAGTATCCTCCACTATATttgagaatatcgacatcatacatagTTGGAAGGTGGCCGGTCCATTACACAAAATAATAGacattcttttgaaggaaaacGTCCCATAAGGGCAAGTTAAAGTTTTCTTCTCTTGATCCTCTAgggcaatagagatttgattgtaacccgaatacccatcaagaaaatagtaccatcCTTTTCCTTCGAGTCTATACAACATCTGATCTATAAAGGTCATAGGAAAATATTCTTTCTCAATCCATGCATTCAAATTTCGGTAATCCATACAAGCTCTCAATCCGGTCACCGACATCAATGGAACAAGCTCGTTCCTCTCATTAGGCACTACTGTAATCCCCCCCTTTTGGGCAAACattgaacagggcatacccaactactgtCTGCAATAGTATATatgactccggcatccaaccacttaatgatctcCTTCTTCACTACTTCTTGCATGGGTGGATTCAACTGTCTctgatgctcaatacttggcttgtgatcgggcatgagttggatttcgTATGAACAAAAACCaaagggatcccaataatgtgcACAATGGTCCAACCAAAGGCTCGTTTGAACCTTTTCAAAACATCCACCAGACACTCAACTTGTTGCACATTAAAATATGTTGCAATGATTACTAGCAAAGTATCATCTGTACCCAAAAACAGATACCTAAGATGAGGTGGTAGAACCTTAAGCTCCAATTTTAGAGCCTTCTGAATAGAGTGTCTCGCTGGTGTAGACTcgtgatgcttcatatctaactccaatttttttggttttgacCGATATTCATTTCTTTCAAGTGCTGCAATGAAAGACCCATACTCCTCAACAATAtcacttttaaaattaatgatcACTACttctagtgcctcaacacctgGGCGTTCTTCGATATGCACTTTAGACATACTCTCATCCTGACAAGATATAGTCGATACtgtttggagctcaccactctacgTCATaaacctacaaatgttgaatattgtttcttcattgttaaacctaaacttcatctgccctttCTCCTTATAAACCAAGGCTTGACCAGTGTCAATGAATGGCCTACCAACAATAATAGGGacctcaaagtccacctcacagtcaagaatcacaaaatcatcCAAAAATATAAAGGACTCCACTTTCACGaacacatcatggagtatcccaatgGGCCTCTTCACTATTCAATCGGCCATCGGTTACCACATTGCAAAGGGATATGGGTCACCCAAACCTAATTTCTTATCAATGGAAAGAGGCATGAGGTTTATGCTAGCACCtagatcacatagtgctttGGCAAAGTATAATAATCCGATGGTATATGGAATAGTAAAAGCACTTGAATCGTTCTTCTTCTGCAAAAGAGatcttataaaaataacactacaATACTGCattaaatcatcatattcaaaACTTACCGGTCTCTTCTTTGTAACCATACCCTTCAAGAACTTATCAtaatcgggcatttgttctaaagcttctataAAGGGACACTGATGTAAAGTtatttcaacatagtgataaaacTACAGTGTTTACTATCCTCAATCTTCTTCACCAATCTCTAAGGGAATGGTGGTGAAGTCGAGGAATGAGGACCACTTTCTGGGGTACCTCTGCTTGTTTCACCATTTTGTATACCAATTTACCACTAGTTTCCACCACCTCTGCGCcttttctcatctcatcttctACCACAGACAGCATATGTGGATCAATAGTTTTCTTACCTCCTCTAGTAGAGACTGTCATGCAATGTcaatcatttttaggattttggatGGTATtcctaggaagagtgcccggtttgCGTTGATTCACAATAGTAGAAAATTGGGACATTtgtaactcaagatgcttaatcgagACAACATGTTCATTGACCTTTTTCCTAATATTACCTAAATCACCTCTCAATTCATTGgcatgctcatcactagcatcaaaccttcTCATCATTTGTTGTAATATATCCTCAATTCGTggcatactacctccaccatccctaggagcaatttcctgattttga includes:
- the LOC107016800 gene encoding uncharacterized protein LOC107016800; its protein translation is MRGLPNHRIDDESLKENFCRGQDDNCKAVLDTIMGSSYVSTRGGKKTIDPHMLSVVEDEMRKGAEVVETSGKLVYKMVKQAECPFIEALEQMPDYDKFLKGMVTKKRPKKNDSSAFTIPYTIGLLYFAKALCDLVKRPIGILHDVFVKVESFIFLDDFVILDCEVDFEVPIIVGRPFIDTGQALDESMSKVHIEERPGVEALEVVIINFKSDIVEEYGSFIAALERNEYRSKPKKLELDMKHHESTPARHSIQKALKLELKVLPPHLRYLFLGTDDTLLEKYGVRHNVATPYHPKTCGQVEVSNGEIKRILSKTINANRMDWSRGSDYALWAYRSSYKSPIFMSPYRLVYGKGCQLPVELENKAMWAMKKLKIDWSEAVEQILNGLNELDEFFLKESTHSEEPARQALTNEAHSSESAPAAQEDVPAPVPE